A window of Kocuria sp. TGY1127_2 genomic DNA:
GGAGTGGGACCCAGTGGAGGATTTCGACTTTTGCTTGCCCTTCCGGGATTTCCCTCGCATCGTCGCGATGTAGACGCCAAGACCCATAAGGACAAACCCTACGACTCCGACAATGATCAGTTTGGAAGCTACCCCTACCAGCACACCAGCCAGGCCGACGACGGCGATGACGATGCCCAGGACGAGATGTCGTATAGAAATGCCTCCGGACGTTCGAGGGGATGAAGCCTCTGAATCCATCGACTGAGCGAATGCCGGATCCTCGGCATTGAGCTGCTGTTCCAACTGCTCAAGAAGCTTCTGCTCGTGTTCAGACAGTGGCATGGTCATCTCCTCTTCCCGGGGTGGGGGATGTCAATACGGCCGGGACAACCGTGTTCCATCCGTCTATTAAGAATAGTGCCTATCGCTGACAATTTCATGACGATTTTTTCGGGCCCTCGCGGGCAGACTCGTCTTCCGCTTTCGTCTTCTCAGAACGTGGTGCCCGTTTGTCGTA
This region includes:
- a CDS encoding DUF3040 domain-containing protein; this translates as MPLSEHEQKLLEQLEQQLNAEDPAFAQSMDSEASSPRTSGGISIRHLVLGIVIAVVGLAGVLVGVASKLIIVGVVGFVLMGLGVYIATMRGKSRKGKQKSKSSTGSHSTSNQGQSTLMQKLERKWEERGGMG